A single genomic interval of uncultured Pseudodesulfovibrio sp. harbors:
- the trmFO gene encoding methylenetetrahydrofolate--tRNA-(uracil(54)-C(5))-methyltransferase (FADH(2)-oxidizing) TrmFO codes for MAKVVIVGGGLAGCDCAWQLAEAGVAVELYEMKPEKHSEAHTEDGLAELVCSNSFRATGPAAAIGLLKEEMQALGSLIMEAAHATKVPAGGALAVDRALFSDYITDKIENHANISVIRKEVTSLDAEELAGADGVVIAAGPLASPELTESLIQAVGNERLYFYDAIAPIISRDSVDFDKAFWGSRWKPEDDDYLNCPMDEDEYKAFVAALLEGEKVKPREFEKEKHFEACLPVEAMAERGEMTLAFGPLKPVGFVDPKTGERPFAIVQLRTENKEKTAFNLVGFQTKLKYPEQKRIFRMIPGLENAEFLRLGSIHRNTYVNAPDVLNEHLELKARPGFYLAGQITGVEGYLESAACGLWLGLSLAKQLGGGSVANPPKETALGALLGHLGTQPDKEFQPSNVNFGLMPGLKKKMKKKLRKEAYGKRAQEAFAAWLAETRLAG; via the coding sequence ATGGCGAAGGTAGTTATTGTCGGCGGCGGTTTGGCTGGATGTGATTGTGCATGGCAGCTTGCCGAGGCGGGCGTTGCGGTTGAATTGTATGAAATGAAACCGGAAAAGCACTCCGAGGCGCATACCGAGGACGGACTGGCAGAGCTGGTCTGTTCCAATTCATTTCGTGCGACCGGACCTGCGGCAGCCATCGGCCTGCTCAAGGAAGAGATGCAGGCGCTTGGCAGTCTGATCATGGAAGCCGCTCATGCCACCAAGGTTCCTGCGGGCGGTGCCTTGGCTGTTGATAGGGCGCTTTTCTCCGATTACATCACCGATAAAATCGAGAATCATGCCAATATCAGCGTGATTCGCAAAGAAGTCACTTCCCTTGATGCCGAGGAATTGGCCGGTGCTGACGGCGTCGTCATCGCGGCTGGTCCTCTTGCCAGTCCCGAACTGACTGAAAGCCTTATTCAGGCTGTTGGCAACGAACGGTTGTATTTCTATGATGCCATCGCCCCGATCATTTCCCGTGATTCCGTGGACTTCGACAAGGCGTTCTGGGGTTCTCGCTGGAAGCCCGAGGATGATGATTACCTGAATTGCCCCATGGACGAGGACGAATACAAGGCGTTCGTGGCTGCACTTCTTGAGGGTGAGAAGGTCAAACCCCGCGAGTTTGAGAAGGAAAAGCATTTCGAGGCGTGCCTGCCGGTGGAAGCCATGGCAGAGCGAGGGGAGATGACGTTGGCTTTCGGACCTCTCAAGCCGGTGGGCTTCGTCGATCCCAAGACCGGGGAGCGTCCGTTCGCCATTGTGCAGTTACGCACCGAGAACAAGGAAAAGACCGCGTTCAATCTCGTCGGGTTTCAGACAAAACTCAAATATCCCGAGCAGAAACGGATATTCCGCATGATTCCCGGATTGGAGAACGCCGAGTTTCTCCGGCTTGGCTCCATTCACCGCAATACGTATGTCAACGCGCCGGACGTGCTGAACGAGCACCTTGAACTTAAGGCGCGGCCCGGATTTTATCTTGCCGGACAGATTACGGGTGTCGAAGGGTATCTGGAGTCTGCTGCCTGTGGGCTTTGGCTTGGCTTGTCGCTGGCGAAACAGCTTGGCGGCGGATCAGTGGCTAATCCGCCGAAGGAGACGGCTCTGGGGGCGCTTCTGGGGCATTTGGGCACGCAGCCGGACAAGGAGTTTCAGCCGTCTAATGTAAATTTCGGCCTGATGCCGGGACTCAAAAAGAAAATGAAGAAGAAGCTTCGCAAGGAAGCATACGGCAAAAGGGCGCAGGAAGCCTTTGCCGCATGGCTTGCCGAGACCAGACTGGCCGGATGA
- a CDS encoding ABC transporter ATP-binding protein, with the protein MSTPLLDIRKLTTCFSSPQGIAKAVDTVSLAFMQGETLAVVGESGCGKTVLALSILGLIPDPPGRVTEGSILYRGQDLLDMEENELRTIRGNHISMIFQEPMTALNPVFRINDQIAEPLRLHQGYGKAEALEKAVSALELVGIPNPAKIARAYPHELSGGMRQRVMIAMALACNPDILIADEPTTALDVTIQSQIIDLMNDLKERMNGSLMLITHDLGVVARMAQRVAVMYSGKIVELSTSKSLYAKPLHPYTQGLLASVPTMGDKTDLTPIPGIVPSIFDRPAGCSFHPRCPHAHAKCSLIQPPLMEAEPGRHVRCWLYE; encoded by the coding sequence ATGAGCACCCCGCTTCTGGACATACGCAAGCTGACAACCTGCTTTTCCTCGCCTCAGGGCATTGCCAAGGCGGTGGATACCGTCAGCCTTGCCTTTATGCAAGGAGAAACCCTCGCCGTGGTCGGCGAATCCGGCTGCGGGAAAACCGTACTGGCCCTGTCCATACTCGGACTCATACCCGACCCGCCCGGTCGTGTCACTGAAGGCAGCATTCTCTACCGAGGGCAAGACCTTCTCGATATGGAGGAAAACGAGCTACGCACCATACGGGGCAACCACATCTCCATGATCTTTCAGGAACCCATGACCGCGCTCAATCCGGTGTTCCGCATCAACGACCAGATCGCCGAACCGCTCCGCCTCCATCAGGGATACGGCAAAGCCGAAGCGCTGGAAAAAGCCGTCTCTGCCCTGGAACTCGTCGGTATTCCGAATCCGGCCAAAATAGCACGGGCATATCCGCATGAACTTTCCGGCGGCATGCGACAGCGGGTGATGATCGCAATGGCCCTCGCCTGCAACCCGGACATTCTCATTGCCGACGAACCGACCACGGCCCTCGACGTCACCATCCAGAGCCAGATTATCGACCTGATGAACGACCTCAAGGAACGCATGAATGGATCGCTCATGCTCATCACACATGATCTCGGCGTGGTCGCCCGCATGGCCCAACGGGTCGCCGTCATGTACTCCGGCAAAATCGTTGAACTTTCAACCAGCAAATCACTGTATGCGAAACCACTTCATCCATACACGCAAGGTCTGCTCGCCTCGGTCCCGACCATGGGAGACAAAACAGACCTGACCCCGATTCCCGGTATCGTACCAAGCATTTTCGACCGACCGGCGGGATGCAGCTTCCACCCACGCTGCCCTCACGCGCATGCGAAATGTTCACTCATCCAGCCTCCGCTCATGGAAGCAGAACCCGGCCGGCACGTACGCTGCTGGCTGTACGAATAG